One genomic region from Saccharomyces cerevisiae S288C chromosome XI, complete sequence encodes:
- the ARC19 gene encoding Arc19p (Subunit of the ARP2/3 complex; ARP2/3 is required for the motility and integrity of cortical actin patches; mutation is functionally complemented by human ARPC4) encodes MSQSLRPYLTAVRYSLEAALTLSNFSSQEVERHNRPEVEVPNTSAELLLQPMHISRNENEQVLIEPSVNSVRMSLMVKQADEIEQILVHKFTRFLEQRAEAFYILRRVPIPGYSISFLITNKHTESMKTGKLVDFIIEFMEDVDKEISEIKLFLNARARFVAEAYLDEFVY; translated from the coding sequence ATGTCACAATCATTACGTCCGTATCTAACGGCTGTTCGTTATTCCCTGGAAGCTGCGTTGACTTTGAGCAATTTCTCTTCGCAGGAAGTGGAGAGGCACAACAGACCGGAAGTTGAAGTCCCTAACACTAGCGCCGAATTGTTGCTCCAACCGATGCATATATCTcgtaatgaaaatgaacaagTATTGATTGAGCCCAGTGTAAACTCGGTGCGTATGAGTTTAATGGTGAAACAGGCAGATGAAATTGAGCAGATTTTAGTTCACAAGTTTACTAGATTTTTGGAACAGCGTGCTGAAGCATTCTACATTCTGAGACGTGTACCAATACCTGGCTAcagtatttcttttctaataACTAATAAGCATACTGAATCAATGAAAACTGGGAAATTGGttgattttattattgaattCATGGAGGACGTGGATAAGGAAATCAGTGAAATTAAACTGTTTTTGAATGCCAGAGCAAGATTTGTTGCGGAAGCATATCTTGATGAATTTGTCTATTAG